The nucleotide window cctgggtgctgggcaggagcccgggtgctgcccaggtgcccaggtgctgggcaggtgcccgggtgctgcccaggtgcccaggtgctgcccaggtgcccaggtgctgggcaggagcctgggtgctgggcaggagcctgggtgctgcccaggtgcccaggtgctgggcaggagcccgggtgctgggcaggagcccgggtgctgcccaggtgcccaggtgctgggcaggagcccgGGTGCTGCACAGGTGCCCGGGCGCTGGGCAGGGTGCCCGTGGCAGCACACACCTCCGCAGATGAGGCAGATGGCACTGAGCAGCCCGGTCTCGGCGTCGTCCATCTCCAGCGGCAGCAGCTGGTTGGCGAAGGCGAACACCAGGTCGGTGAGGGGCCCGAAGCCGGCGTTGTGCATCTGGGTGCGGTTGAGGGTCAGCCCGTCCGAGAAGGTCATCGTGTCCTGCTCCGGCGTGTAGCGAGTGCAGATCCGCAGGATCTGGGCGGGGGGCCAGGCCGGGGCGCTCAGCACCGtgccccccgctgccccccgcccctccccttgccccgtGCCCCTCACCAGGATGTCGAGGCAGGCGGCTTTCAGCAGCGTGATCTGGTCGGCGATGGTGAGCGTGGTGAAGCCGGGCAGCTGCTTGGCGAACTCCACGGTCTTGATGATGCACTTGGTGGAGAGCTCGCTGAACTTGTCCCACAGGTCGATGTCCAGGGACACCCTCTGCTCCGAGCTGTTGTTCTGCAGGGGGAgccgggggggcggggggcggtgTAAGGGCGCAAGGCTGCCAGGCTCCCCGGGCGCCCCCCGGGCACCCCCCTGGCACTCACCGTAGTGTATTtgcccagctggcagagggcagggaaggtCTCCTGGTGTGCTTTCCGCACCTTCTCGATGAGCTCCTCCACCTCGGGGGTGATGATGTAGCTCTCCGAGCACTCCGGCTTGGGCACgtccttcttcttcttgttccGGTCGTTGCGGACGGCTGCGGGCACAGCAGGGTCGGTGccgccccctcctcctgccacccccaccctgcccaggctggggcttggCACCGCCACGCTCTGCCCTCCGGCCCCGCCGACGGCACCGGCTGCGGTGACGCACGGCCAGGGGAGCCCCCGGCCCCGGGCGGCTTTCCTGCCACCGAGCCCCCCCGGGCCGCTGGGAGGCAGTCAGGAGGTGACCTCAGAGCCTGGGGGGGGACACAGCACCCCCCCGGCCGCGGGGGCAGCGCTCAGCTGCGCCCTGCAAAGCCAGCAGCGTGCAGAGAGAccccaggcagggaggaaaTGGCAGCTGAGCCACCgtggggacaggcagcagccccgggggaccagctgggcacagccccacacctcacaaggctcagcctctgcgggctggggtggggggcaggaccCCCTTTGGGTGCAGGCTGAGCCCCTGGGATGCTGAACCATGCCctgcacccccaccccaagcatctgccagccccctcccggggtgggggggggtcaCAGCCCCCACGGGGGCAGCAgatggggcagggctgagggaggcaGCTGCGCCCCAGCAGCCATCGCCCCCCGGCACCCACCCCCGCGATGCCGCCCGGCGCGGGGGGTACAGCCTGGGCACCATGACAACTGGCACCAGGAGGCCTCCTCAGCGTCATTTATCTCTGACATCATCAATCACGTGTTGCCCTGGCAACGGCCAAGCTGTGACACAAACCCTGGGGGCCccctctccacctcccccccccccctccagggCCTCACTGGGCATGTCCTAGGGGCTGCTGGGATGGGGCCCCCACGCCTGGGCCCCTTGGCTGCACCTGGGCAGGGTGTCCTCATCACCCATTTCTGTCCCTGTTaccatcccagccctgtgcccacatTTGTTTCGGCCTCATCTCTGTGCCCAACTTCGTCTCTGCCTCATCCCTGTGCCCACCtttgcccctgccccagccctgtgcccacttTCATCCCTGCCTCATCCCTGTGCCCACCTtcatccctgccccatccctgtgcccatcTTTGTCCCATCCCCTGACCACCTTtgtcccagccccatccctatGCCCACCTTCATCTCAGCCCCATGCCTGTGCCCACTTTCATCCCTGCCTCATCCCTGTGCCCACTTTTGTCCAGGcccatccctgtgcccacctTCATCCCAGGCCCATCCCTGTGccctcctccatccctgcctcATCCCTGTGCCCACTTTTGTCCAGGcccatccctgtgcccacctTCATCCCAGCCCCATCGCCGTGCCCTCCTTTGTccgtgccccagccctgtgcccacacTCACACTCCTTGGACATGCCAACTTCGAAGCACTTCTGGAGGCGGCAGTACTGGCAGCGGTTGCGGGTCACCTTGTTGATGATGCAGTTCTTGTCGCGGTGGCAGGTGTACACCATGTTCTTCTGGATGCTGCGCCGGAAGAAGCCCTGCGGACCCCCCCCGGGCCGGTCAGCGCCCGGCCGGGGcgcccccaccccctcccccagcccctgaagCCACGGGGGCCgctggccctggcagggggcgCTGGCAGCTCTCACCTTGCAGCCCTCGCAGGCGCTCACCCCGTAGTGGTACCCGGAGGACTTGTCCTGGCACACGAAGCAGGGCTTGTAGATgcggggcaggggcgggggcGAGGGTGGGCTGGGCACAATCTCCTCCGAGCTGGTGCTCTGCGTCTCGACGGCTGCGGGGACGGCAGGAGGGCACTCAGGGCACGGAGACCCCCGGGCAGgaccaccccccccacacacacacacacgcactcCTGACGCTGCCaccagggctggtggtgcccagtccCGGTGGTCCTGCCGCTCCCGGcggccctgcccggcccctCCTTGTGCTGCCCACCCCgagccctgcccggccccggggCCCTGCCGGCCGGTGGGGAGGGGACCCGAGCTGGGAAGATGCAAGTTGACATTTCCAGGCCACGGAGCCGCCGCAGAATGCAGGCAgacaaaaaccacccaaacaccAACCAGCAGGAAAGAAGCAAAGGCAggaccccagcagccccctgcccgcagcaggcagccccctgccaccccctgctggcacagcctcaccagCCCGGGGGCAGACACGCCCCAGGGTGTCCCCCACACCCCAAAACCTCGTGGGAtgtgcctgctcccctcctgcacccCAAAATCCCACGGGATGCCTCCCACCTCCCCTGACTCCCACTGCCCACTGGACCGTCCGGGAGGTGCCTgagccccccgccccgggcaaGGTTTGCGTCCCCCGGGggggcagagcagtggggtgcaggcaggcaggggttaAGTGCTCCCCGGCCCCGGGATGTTTGTGAATGTTTTCTGCAGGAGCCAGAACCAGTCGAGCAGGATATGAAAGGCCCGGCCCGACGCGGGGGGAGCACagccccccctcaccccccggGCCCCTGCACCCCAGAAAAGGGCCCCCAGAAACGGCTCTGGAGTCGGCAGTGCCGCAAGGAGACCCTGCTCAGGGGCATccaccctgcagctcagctgagctgaggaggggtcccgctgctggtggggatggatgagggctggggggggaggagggggtccccagcctggctgcgcCTTCTGCCACTTGCCGAAGGTCTGGGGTGCAGACGAGGCCAGGGAGGGGGACAATGGGGACAAGGTCACCCCCAACACATAGGGGGGGATGGGtgagtgggaagggagagggacagCGAGGAGGCAgcgaggagaggggagagtgagGGACGGGGTAGGAGGGTGAGGGGTGGGGTTGGAgcgtggggggtggggtgggagggtgggggtggggtaggAGGATACAGGGTAGGAAGGGAATATGCAGGGTGGGCTCCGAGCACGAGGAGCGGGCTGTgagggggcagggtgggagatGGGGGCGGTGTGGGGCGGGCTCCGCGGCggcagggtgggaggggagcGCGCAGGGCGCGGGGGCGAGCGCCGGGCAGAGCTTCCCGGGCGGCAGTGAATAAATCTCCGCTGGCACTCGCGGGAGCGGAGCCATTAAAGCGCCGGAGCCGACGTCGTCTATAATTTATCTCCTCTTTTATATAATTTAAGAACTTCCTCGTGGAGAGCTGCACTCACAAAATGCAGATTTGACAAGATTTTGATGTGCTGGGTgcggaaggagggggaggggagccggctccctctctcccccgcCCCGACGCTCCATCCCCAGGCAGGGACGGCTGTGCCAGTGCCGCGGGAATCCCCTGCCACCGCAGGGACCGCTGTGCCACCGAGGAGGGCACCGCCGGGGCAGCGGCGCGGCCggcccccacagcagcacatggCGGTGGCACCGGGCCGGGGGTGCCCCTGCAGAGCGAggggagggcacagagcagcgcCCGGCGGTGCCGAGCGCGCAGGATGGGTGCAAAGCTCCCTCGCTcccgcagggctgggggcaggagggggcagctggggacacCCGGGATCCACGGTGTGGGGCTCCCTCCTTCAGCCACACCTCCCCCTGGAGCGGGAGGGGCCTCgtcctgcccccacccccgtTCGCCGGGAGCGGGGCCCAGCTGCAGACCAGATGCTGCGGCTCCAGCAGCGTCCCCGGGCGAACGCCCCCGcccgcggccccgccgcccgctTCCTGCTCGCACCGAGGGGACCCCAGGGCACCCCGACACCCGGCACCCCCGCCCCGCCGTGGGAAAGCGCCCGCGGGGCCACGCCGTGCGCCAGGGCCCGCGGCACAAGCGAGAGTCCGCGCTGCCGGCACCCACGCCGGGCATGGCTCCCGGGCCGCAGCCGGGGCCAGCACTCAGGCCTCTGGTGTTGGGCAGCCAGCGGCTCTgacggggcagggctggtgtgcCAGGCAGCGTGGTGCCAGGCAGGACAGCCCCACACCTGTGCCAGGGGGCCCAACCCAGAGCTTTCCTGAGGATGAGGATCCCACGTGCCCCAAATTCCTGCACCTCGGAGGGGgccagggaggggcaggaaggagggTCCCGGGAGACCTGAGGTGCCCCAGGACAAGGAGTCCTGCCCATGTGCCACTGGGCACGGTGCTCAGCCCGCTGGGCACCTCCACCCCGCCTGTTCCCCACAGGACACCCTGCCCAGTGGACCCACAGGTCCTGCCCGCCGCCAGCGCCGGAGCCTGGGGTCCTCAGCACCCCGACTCACCCATCTGCCacccgccgcgccgccgccaCCACCCCGTGCCGCAGCGCTGCGCCGGCTGCACGTCCCCGGCCGGCCCggggtgacagagcacagcTAACGCGAGGCGACGGCAGGGCCCCCCCCCGAGCTCACTGGGGCGGTGCTTGTgcacaacccaaccccaccgaCCCTCCGAGACCCCCCGCAAAACCCCCTGCAGCACACGGACCCACACCGGCACGGAATGCCAACTGCCTCGGTGAGCTTCTGCAAGCCGCCCCCGGGAGTGCActcgtgcctcagtttccccatcgGCAGCGTGGGACATGCCCAGGCTCCAGGGAAGCCTCCCCAAACCCTGAgctctttcccccacccctgtGCCAGCGAGATGATGTCCTGCCAGGCAAGGCAGTGCCAGTActgggccagcagccagcaccttggggccagccctgctgggcacagtcacagccagagctgtctctggggaaactgaggcacggcaGCTCCAACACCAGCAGTACTGAGGCGTGCCATGGGCTGACACCCCTGGGCTGGCACCCCTGGCCTGGGGAGACACAGCACCTCGGCATGACGTAGGGAACAGGGCACCGTGCCAGggagccctgccagcacccgCTGCCCACACACCCGCTGCTGGGTCATGGTCACAGTGACCAGAGCCCAGAGGTGCCCCTGGCCTGAGCAGGGGCCACGGGCAGCACCACTGCCacagtgcagccagagctgcagcccacaGGGAGGGGGCCCTGGCCAGGAGCTCCCTCTCCTGCAGGACTGGGGGTACAGGGTGGCTATGACAGCCCCCAGCCACCCCACTCGGGACAGCATGGCCTCCGTGGGGGTCTGGGGTGTTCTGCGCTAAGGGGatggcactgcagcctggcacaggcggCCCCCGCCTGCTGCatggctccccaggcagcccccagccccgcacCGTCCCCGGCTGCAGACAAAGGGCCCTGGCGCCGCGCTCGGTGCCAGCGGAAAGGTCGAGACAATAAGGGGAGCGAGACCGCGGGGGCCACGGCCACACGCCCCCGGGACAGCACCGGCCACGGGCGCTGCAGCGGGCATCACCGCGGCAAGGGCAAACCGGGAGAGGGGCTCGCCAGCCCCCCGGGAAGGAACGGCCCCCCCAGCCCGGCTGCGCCCCACGAAAGGGCCCCACAGCTCTTATCGAGGTGAAAGTCCTACGGAGCCCGGCAGGACTTTCCCCGGGCTGTTATCGCTGCCCGTGGCCCCTGGGCACCATGCCAGGCaggacagctgcctgctgaggggGGTGGGTGGCACAGGACCCCCTCCAGCCCACCCAGGCCCTGGGCACAAAGCACAGCAGGTCCTCGCGTCTCCCATGGGGTGGCAGCCCTCAGGGttggggggcagctggcagtgcactgcccatgccctgctcccactgcccaccctggcacagaggtGTCCACACAGCCTCCGTGCCCCCCCGCGTTTGCATGGGGCACGGGGCCTGCCCGTGCCCAAGGACCCACGGGGGGCACCCAGGctgtgaccctcccagggcCACAGGGCAGGATCCCACCAGCGGGACCTCCACATCGGCACCAGGGACCCCCTGGATGAGGGGGGCAGCGCAAGCCAGGGGACACCCCAGCACAGGGGGACCCCCTGCTCCCCGGCAGGGCCTGCGGGGGGTGCTCCACGCCGGCTCCCCCCCCGCGCAGCAGCAGCGGCCGCAGCCGCTCCGCACTTAATGGGATTTTCTCGGAGCCCTTATCGGGAGCGAGCGAAATTCCCggcggggctggagctgccGCCGACCCCGCGGGCGGGAAGAGGGTgcggaagggggtggggggccgCCAGACTCAGCctcagccccggccccggccccagccccggccccagccccggccccggcccggctCTTGCCGAAATAGGACAAGGGTTGCTCATGGCCGAGCCCGCGGCTTCTGCGCAAGGAGAGCGGAGGGAGCGATGGAGCCCGCGGGGAGGGTGCGGGGCCGGGAGCGGGAGGGGTGAATAGAGCCTGATACCCCCCCGGGGATCAGCACCCACCCCGatcccactccccccccccgcccgtAGCCAAGCCGCCAGCACCCACCGCCTGCAACCAgcgcagcacccagcaccccacacCCACCGCTCCGCACCATCCCCGcaccccccgcccccgccccgggTTTTTTTTGGccgctctccccctcccctcgccGGACCGAGGCTCTTGCACCGGCCTGAGGCCGCGGTGAGAGGCTCGGCCGGCCCCGGGACGCGGTACCTACAGCGGccggagctgctccagggcggGGGGCGCCGGGGAGCCCCGCGGGGCGCGGGGGGGCCACGCTCCGGTAGCAAACAGCCCGGGCCCGGCCCGTAGAAATCCATCCGGAGGAAGGGGCCGGGGGGCAGCCCCGCCACCGCCGCTCCCTCGTACATGGCCCGGGAGTCCCCCCTTCCCCTCGGGGGCGGCTCTCCCCGGTTCGTCGTGGGGGGGGCCGGCCCCGAGGCGGtcagtgcccccccccccgggaaCCGGGTCACCGGGGCGCCCCGCGCCGCGCTGCCATGGCCCCGCCGCGGCTCAGCCGGGGGAGCGGGGCCCcgccgctccgctccgcgcccgggcaggcggcggcggcaggagaaggcggaggaggaggaggaggacggggggaggggaggaaggcgCAGCCCCGCCGGCTCTGCGGCTCCGGCAGCCCCGGTCCCTCCCGACACCAGCCGCCTCCCCACAGCCTTAACCCGCTCCGCGCCGCGGGGCcgccccctgcctcctcccctccccgggACGGCACCGGACACGGACGCGCGGAGGGCACAGCAACACGCGGGGCCAGCGCCAAGCGGGAAGGCGTTGGAGGTGCTGCTAGGGGACCGAGGGGCTGCCGGGGGGGAGTGCCCGAGGCCAGGGGGTGCCCAAGGCCGGGGGGGATGCCCAGGGGTGCCCTGAGCCGGGGTCTACCGGCGGCcgggggctgcccggggccgTGGCTCATTTGCCTAATGGGATGCGGGTGAACTGCGGCTGAACCCGGCGGGGAAGGGCTCACCTCGGCCTGACCCCCGGCTGCCCCCCCGGGGGTGCGGGTGCCACCGCACAAGGGGTGTATGCGTGCGCGTGTGCACACGCGCGCGTGTGTTCACGCGTGTCCCCGCTGCATGGCAGACTATGTGCTTGTTTGCATCCCCACTGCACCCGcgcgtggggagggggcaggccgTGTGCATGCACACGCGTGTGcacccctcctgcacacacctccACGCGTGTGGcatgtgcccagctggcac belongs to Dryobates pubescens isolate bDryPub1 chromosome 36, bDryPub1.pri, whole genome shotgun sequence and includes:
- the RARA gene encoding LOW QUALITY PROTEIN: retinoic acid receptor alpha (The sequence of the model RefSeq protein was modified relative to this genomic sequence to represent the inferred CDS: inserted 1 base in 1 codon), translated to MASNSSSCPTPGGGHLNGYPVPPYAFFFPHMLGGLSPPSTLAGIQHQLPVSGYSTPSPATVETQSTSSEEIVPSPPSPPPLPRIYKPCFVCQDKSSGYHYGVSACEGCKGFFRRSIQKNMVYTCHRDKNCIINKVTRNRCQYCRLQKCFEVGMSKESVRNDRNKKKKDVPKPECSESYIITPEVEELIEKVRKAHQETFPALCQLGKYTTNNSSEQRVSLDIDLWDKFSELSTKCIIKTVEFAKQLPGFTTLTIADQITLLKAACLDILILRICTRYTPEQDTMTFSDGLTLNRTQMHNAGFGPLTDLVFAFANQLLPLEMDDAETGLLSAICLICGDRQDLEQPDRVDKLQEPLLEALKIYVRKRRPNRPHMFPKMLMKITDLRSISAKGAERVITLKMEIPGSMPPLIQEMLENSEGMDTLGGQPGGPRAGSXGPPPGQLQPQPLAQLQPQQPCHALAVSRARPAPGRSPARPGGGRSRDTTPGPRPRLQPPPGADSSQPFAGTPAGSPPRPERVG